A single window of Maylandia zebra isolate NMK-2024a linkage group LG2, Mzebra_GT3a, whole genome shotgun sequence DNA harbors:
- the frmpd3 gene encoding FERM and PDZ domain-containing protein 3 isoform X1, with product MAKVQDGHTNARSTAMLEESQDGMDSGTLSPASARQVTIQRHPTQGFGFIAGSQRPVIVRSVSADGPSFGKLLPGDQILAINEETVSDAPRERVIDLVRRCKDTIVLTVLQPHQSPKSAFISAAKKARLRTNPPKVRFSEQVSISDPDSTMLKDDSLLLIPNVLKVFLENGQIKSFTFDSRTTVRDVISSLQDRLSLRYIEHFALVLEAGGLDQNQKLHLLQENQPLTHVVHRTYFQGMKCLFRICFFPKDPADLLRRDPAAFEYLYIQSRNDVIKERFGMDWKSDVTLRLAALHIYITVSSARPNQKISLKHVEKEWGLEPFLPLTLLPTVKEKNVCKSLSQLLKTYQHPPPSGNKVPPLQGKLQYMRVLNDLPPFGGILFHTVGLEEKQSATTLLVGPRHGISHVIDLKNNLTTVLAEFSRVSKIQLYRESQGVARVEVTIHEAKPLVLLMEWPDASNFACLISGYFKLFVDPKRTIYFRTPGQSQLTKADYRSSYHAHPRSGAASLPSGGRRGDERESSHRESGSSRAVVPAEPQHLGLCHVHLREQQQFQDLQTHAEAELDINENFISQEPPGRPRTKSDPTQQSTEEIAGVLEKPAVENAGFRIRAQTMGQSQKMSRYFCDSCKARLRAEGLSPAMNSSGSSGKHCSSTCASRDGGAVDLTALPPPPGNEEEDEEEAVGGGEKLQPPPPAIAAPPPGFRDNSSDEDDPKRGRKARTSASTAVASGKLSQAKEDVPVTLIDNVATRTVRDHAQELDDALVSTLQALEALAASEDYPHHPQQPTQTAGLIVLAAITPESSLDSGHETNSSELTDVSEMVSAMKQNQNQAYLLAHHINKDRILCRRDFPLAIPGCTAKTIGTGAFSVGQIRAGCPPKQVILSKTVPFKVSPSQDSAVLSVVTEQAGNHETTQIESKGELKAPTKANTPEPPSKPPVELKASGASHTEQVSKDQKLVNSSGETVRENISDGIKGKTAVPLNTDPANKALPSLLSVDRTATAKISPSNMCQDAETASSETMKPSASTELLPVDDLFCTCPVQQESTSQLRLKDPQVQKIVVFQSSSPTDDERLRAKGLQLANNKENAAKIGPEPNLAKPSPQIQTKYSPRLPPKAERKETAESKTEGALDKSQPESQKCPVKSLPILDDPTTPSHSVDKVSTLPARDLKKQSSGKGKSQRSAPFLSFRNLLSATFPARMRRETDERRAQLQKVRQYELEFLEELLKPKSSQGEFMPQGSSPVPSGTPCSCQLRSSPVLKAPGISREQRRSCDCKRMCRGMRLPDTPVGSTTETQNRGRERTVSKTPPAVSKAPQTQGATRRPQTLEIKTTRIRSTSLESREPRGEHGSCLPTCTSQTDCMGAPQYKKLQRRYSIGELDNSTSTPVYAEVKPKAKSLEKEMERVRATGLRLPTPVEPVHTQSHQEGKGKKGVFFIQGEELLRENKEGTGEVLLTIPSEDSDDKDKCCSFCFCYRKCEAADESSEKDELSYSIPLQVLPGMELDSHTFPVVSKTLQVLNAEDCSGDEEEVEEEEPQMQEIDLRACGTLEGSLARVQALQGKTFSLPDGFLNAQLDANELLAILRHCANTPQAEGEARLQPSRITEYKQELAVRFKEFRASCRRVASVEKSPTRMLAVVTASFQVLCELTQTFIKLVRGVRSEAQRLQLLRKVEEVAINYTLLLRAAEESMGHSSSLPTKTVSPQVSSNANNMSSLTRPIKTLPLQ from the exons acaATGCTCAAGGACGACTCTTTGCTACTCATACCAAATGTGTTGAAGGTGTTCTTGGAGAATGGACAGATCAAGTCATTTACGTTCGATAGCCGTACCACTGTTCGG GATGTGATCTCTTCCCTGCAGGACCGCCTTTCACTGCGCTACATCGAGCACTTTGCGTTGGTGTTGGAGGCAGGTGGTCTGGACCAGAATCAGAAGTTGCATCTGTTGCAGGAGAACCAGCCACTGACACAT GTGGTGCATAGAACCTATTTCCAAGGGATGAAGTGTCTGTTCCGCATTTGCTTCTTTCCCAAGGACCCTGCAGATCTGCTAAGAAGGGACCCCGCTGCATTTGAGTACCTTTATATACAG AGTCGCAACGATGTCATCAAGGAGCGTTTTGGCATGGACTGGAAATCAGACGTCACGTTACGATTGGCCGCACTTCATATTTACATCACTGTGTCCTCTGCAAGGCCCAATCAGAAGATCTCCCTCAAGCATGTCGA AAAAGAGTGGGGTCTAGAGCCTTTCCTTCCACTTACTCTACTTCCAACAGTAAAGGAGAAAAACGTGTGCAAATCCCTGTCTCAGTTGCTGAAGACATACCAGCATCCACCACCATCGGGGAACAAG GTCCCTCCACTGCAAGGAAAGCTGCAGTACATGCGTGTGCTCAATGACCTTCCACCTTTTGGTGGAATACTGTTCCATACTGTTGGACTG GAGGAGAAACAATCAGCTACAACCCTGTTGGTGGGTCCTCGACATGGCATCAGTCACGTTATTGATCTGAAAAATAACCTCACAACGGTTTTGGCCGAGTTCAGTCGGGTGTCTAAGATCCAGCTCTACCGTGAGAGCCAGGGAGTGGCTCGTGTGGAGGTGACAATCCATGAGGCCAAG CCACTGGTTCTCCTCATGGAATGGCCTGATGCCAGTAACTTTGCGTGCCTCATCTCTGGTTACTTCAAGCTTTTTGTAGATCCTAAACGTACAATCTACTTTAGAACCCCGGGTCAGTCGCAGCTGACCAAGGCAG ATTACAGAAGTTCCTACCATGCACACCCACGCTCTGGGGCAGCCAGCTTGCCAAGTGGAGGGCGACGAGGAGACGAGAGGGAAAGCTCGCACAGGGAGTCAGGGTCTTCAAGGGCCGTGGTTCCCGCAGAACCTCAGCATCTAGGCCTGTGTCATGTCCACCTTCGAGAACAACAACAATTTCAGGATCTCCAAACGCATGCCGAAGCAGAACTCGACATCAATGAGAACTTTATTTCACAGGAGCCACCCGGACGGCCCCGCACAAAGTCAGATCCCACCCAGCAAAGTACAGAGGAAATAGCCGGAGTTTTAGAAAAGCCAGCAGTGGAGAATGCTGGATTTAGAATCCGAGCACAAACAATGGGTCAATCCCAGAAAATGTCACGATACTTCTGTGACTCCTGCAAAGCCAGGCTTAGGGCAGAGGGTCTCTCACCTGCAATGAACAGCAGTGGAAGCTCTGGGAAACACTGCTCCAGTACTTGTGCCTCCCGAGATGGAGGAGCTGTTGACCTGACAGCTCTACCACCACCACCTGGGAATGAAGAAGAGGACGAGGAAGAGGCAGTTGGCGGTGGAGAGAAGCTGCAACCACCACCACCTGCCATTGCTGCCCCACCACCTGGCTTCAGGGACAACAGTTCTGATGAGGATGACCCAAAGAGAGGGAGGAAGGCTCGTACCAGTGCCAGCACCGCGGTCGCCTCTGGAAAGCTGTCCCAGGCAAAGGAAGATGTGCCTGTGACACTTATTGATAATGTGGCCACAAGAACGGTCCGAGATCATGCCCAGGAGCTTGATGACGCTCTGGTGTCCACCTTACAGGCACTTGAAGCTTTGGCTGCCTCTGAGGATTACCCCCATCACCCTCAACAGCCAACACAGACTGCAG GCCTGATTGTCTTAGCTGCTATTACACCTGAGTCATCACTGGACTCAGGCCATGAGACCAACTCTTCTGAATTGACAGACGTTTCTGAGATGGTGTCGGCTATGAAACAGAACCAGAACCAGGCCTACCTGCTGGCTCACCATATCAACAAGGATCGGATCCTCTGCCGCCGTGACTTTCCCCTGGCAATCCCTGGCTGCACTGCAAAGACCATAGGGACTGGGGCCTTCTCCGTGGGTCAGATCCGTGCTGGCTGTCCACCCAAGCAAGTAATCCTGAGCAAGACTGTTCCCTTTAAAGTCAGCCCAAGCCAGGACTCTGCGGTTCTCAGTGTTGTGACAGAACAGGCGGGCAATCATGAAACTACTCAGATTGAATCAAAAGGGGAATTAAAAGCACCCACCAAAGCAAACACCCCAGAGCCCCCGTCTAAACCACCTGTGGAACTTAAGGCTTCTGGTGCTTCACACACAGAGCAAGTCAGCAAAGATCAAAAGTTAGTAAATTCTTCTGGGGAGACAGTGAGAGAAAATATCTCTGATGGTATAAAGGGGAAGACAGCAGTACCTCTCAATACAGACCCTGCAAACAAAGCCTTACCTAGTCTCTTGTCTGTGGATAGAACTGCCACTGCCAAGATTTCCCCCTCTAACATGTGCCAAGATGCCGAGACTGCCTCTAGTGAGACCATGAAGCCTTCAGCCTCTACAGAACTTCTGCCAGTTGATGACCTTTTCTGTACTTGTCCAGTACAACAGGAGTCTACATCTCAACTGAGACTAAAAGACCCACAGGTTCAGAAAATAGTCGTGTTTCAATCCTCATCTCCCACAGATGATGAGCGCCTTCGAGCCAAAGGTCTCCAGCTGGCtaacaacaaagaaaatgcGGCGAAAATAGGACCAGAACCTAATTTGGCAAAACCCAGCCCACAAATACAAACCAAGTACTCCCCTCGTTTGCCTCCAAAAGcggagagaaaagaaacagctgaaagCAAAACTGAGGGTGCCCTGGACAAATCACAACCTGAGTCGCAGAAATGCCCAGTGAAATCCTTACCTATTTTAGATGATCCAACAACCCCTAGTCACTCTGTAGATAAAGTCTCCACTCTCCCTGCCAGAGATTTGAAGAAACAGAGCAGTGGTAAGGGGAAGTCCCAGCGCAGTGCTCCCTTCCTGAGCTTTAGAAATCTTCTTTCAGCCACATTTCCAGCGAGAATGCGAAGAGAAACAGATGAGCGCAGGGCTCAGCTGCAGAAAGTTCGCCAGTATGAGCTAGAGTTTTTAGAGGAGCTGCTAAAACCAAAGTCATCGCAGGGAGAATTTATGCCCCAAGGTTCCTCACCCGTACCTTCAGGAACTCCTTGTTCCTGCCAGCTCCGTTCCAGTCCAGTCCTTAAGGCACCAGGGATCTCCAGGGAGCAGCGACGCAGTTGTGACTGCAAGCGAATGTGTAGGGGGATGCGACTACCTGACACACCAGTTGGCTCTACAACGGAGACTCAAAACAGAGGTAGAGAGAGAACTGTCTCGAAGACCCCTCCTGCAGTCTCCAAAGCCCCTCAAACCCAAGGTGCTACGAGGAGACCTCAGACTTTGGAGATCAAAACCACACGAATACGATCTACAAGTCTTGAGTCAAGAGAGCCAAGAGGAGAACATGGCTCCTGCTTGCCCACCTGTACTTCTCAAACAGATTGCATGGGAGCGCCACAATATAAGAAGCTTCAGAGGCGATACAGCATTGGAGAACTGGACAACAGCACTAGCACACCTGTGTATGCTGAGGTAAAACCCAAAGCCAAAAGTCTCGAGAAGGAGATGGAGAGAGTGAGAGCCACAGGGCTGAGGCTCCCCACCCCAGTAGAGCCAGTCCACACTCAGTCCCACCAGGAGGGGAAAGGGAAAAAGGGTGTGTTTTTCATTCAGGGAGAGGAACTACTGCGTGAAAACAAAGAAGGGACTGGAGAGGTGTTGCTGACCATACCTAGCGAAGACAGTGATGACAAAGACAAATGCTGCTCATTCTGTTTTTGCTACCGGAAGTGTGAGGCTGCAGACGAAAGCAGCGAGAAAGATGAACTTTCATACTCAATACCCCTTCAGGTCCTTCCAGGCATGGAGCTGGACTCACATACCTTTCCTGTCGTAAGCAAAACCCTCCAGGTTCTTAATGCCGAGGACTGCAGCGGGGACGAAGAGGAGGTGGAAGAGGAGGAACCTCAGATGCAGGAGATTGACCTGAGAGCCTGCGGTACACTGGAGGGGAGCCTAGCTCGGGTGCAGGCTTTACAAGGGAAAACGTTTAGCTTGCCCGATGGTTTTCTAAATGCTCAATTGGATGCTAATGAGTTGTTGGCTATCCTGCGTCACTGTGCTAACACCCCACAAGCTGAGGGTGAGGCTCGCCTTCAACCTTCACGGATTACAGAGTACAAACAGGAGCTGGCTGTGCGCTTCAAAGAATTCAGAGCATCTTGTCGGAGAGTGGCGAGTGTTGAAAAAAGTCCAACACGCATGCTTGCTGTTGTCACGGCTAGCTTTCAAGTGTTGTGTGAACTAACTCAGACTTTCATCAAACTGGTCAGAGGGGTTCGTTCAGAAGCCCAAAGGCTGCAGCTGTTGAGAAAAGTTGAGGAAGTTGCCATCAATTACACTTTGCTGTTGCGTGCAGCAGAAGAGTCAATGGGGCACTCAAGCAGCTTACCGACAAAAACAGTGAGCCCCCAAGTTTCCTCCAACGCCAATAACATGAGCTCCCTCACTCGACCCATCAAAACTTTGCCTTTGCAGTAA
- the frmpd3 gene encoding FERM and PDZ domain-containing protein 3 isoform X2: MLKDDSLLLIPNVLKVFLENGQIKSFTFDSRTTVRDVISSLQDRLSLRYIEHFALVLEAGGLDQNQKLHLLQENQPLTHVVHRTYFQGMKCLFRICFFPKDPADLLRRDPAAFEYLYIQSRNDVIKERFGMDWKSDVTLRLAALHIYITVSSARPNQKISLKHVEKEWGLEPFLPLTLLPTVKEKNVCKSLSQLLKTYQHPPPSGNKVPPLQGKLQYMRVLNDLPPFGGILFHTVGLEEKQSATTLLVGPRHGISHVIDLKNNLTTVLAEFSRVSKIQLYRESQGVARVEVTIHEAKPLVLLMEWPDASNFACLISGYFKLFVDPKRTIYFRTPGQSQLTKADYRSSYHAHPRSGAASLPSGGRRGDERESSHRESGSSRAVVPAEPQHLGLCHVHLREQQQFQDLQTHAEAELDINENFISQEPPGRPRTKSDPTQQSTEEIAGVLEKPAVENAGFRIRAQTMGQSQKMSRYFCDSCKARLRAEGLSPAMNSSGSSGKHCSSTCASRDGGAVDLTALPPPPGNEEEDEEEAVGGGEKLQPPPPAIAAPPPGFRDNSSDEDDPKRGRKARTSASTAVASGKLSQAKEDVPVTLIDNVATRTVRDHAQELDDALVSTLQALEALAASEDYPHHPQQPTQTAGLIVLAAITPESSLDSGHETNSSELTDVSEMVSAMKQNQNQAYLLAHHINKDRILCRRDFPLAIPGCTAKTIGTGAFSVGQIRAGCPPKQVILSKTVPFKVSPSQDSAVLSVVTEQAGNHETTQIESKGELKAPTKANTPEPPSKPPVELKASGASHTEQVSKDQKLVNSSGETVRENISDGIKGKTAVPLNTDPANKALPSLLSVDRTATAKISPSNMCQDAETASSETMKPSASTELLPVDDLFCTCPVQQESTSQLRLKDPQVQKIVVFQSSSPTDDERLRAKGLQLANNKENAAKIGPEPNLAKPSPQIQTKYSPRLPPKAERKETAESKTEGALDKSQPESQKCPVKSLPILDDPTTPSHSVDKVSTLPARDLKKQSSGKGKSQRSAPFLSFRNLLSATFPARMRRETDERRAQLQKVRQYELEFLEELLKPKSSQGEFMPQGSSPVPSGTPCSCQLRSSPVLKAPGISREQRRSCDCKRMCRGMRLPDTPVGSTTETQNRGRERTVSKTPPAVSKAPQTQGATRRPQTLEIKTTRIRSTSLESREPRGEHGSCLPTCTSQTDCMGAPQYKKLQRRYSIGELDNSTSTPVYAEVKPKAKSLEKEMERVRATGLRLPTPVEPVHTQSHQEGKGKKGVFFIQGEELLRENKEGTGEVLLTIPSEDSDDKDKCCSFCFCYRKCEAADESSEKDELSYSIPLQVLPGMELDSHTFPVVSKTLQVLNAEDCSGDEEEVEEEEPQMQEIDLRACGTLEGSLARVQALQGKTFSLPDGFLNAQLDANELLAILRHCANTPQAEGEARLQPSRITEYKQELAVRFKEFRASCRRVASVEKSPTRMLAVVTASFQVLCELTQTFIKLVRGVRSEAQRLQLLRKVEEVAINYTLLLRAAEESMGHSSSLPTKTVSPQVSSNANNMSSLTRPIKTLPLQ, encoded by the exons ATGCTCAAGGACGACTCTTTGCTACTCATACCAAATGTGTTGAAGGTGTTCTTGGAGAATGGACAGATCAAGTCATTTACGTTCGATAGCCGTACCACTGTTCGG GATGTGATCTCTTCCCTGCAGGACCGCCTTTCACTGCGCTACATCGAGCACTTTGCGTTGGTGTTGGAGGCAGGTGGTCTGGACCAGAATCAGAAGTTGCATCTGTTGCAGGAGAACCAGCCACTGACACAT GTGGTGCATAGAACCTATTTCCAAGGGATGAAGTGTCTGTTCCGCATTTGCTTCTTTCCCAAGGACCCTGCAGATCTGCTAAGAAGGGACCCCGCTGCATTTGAGTACCTTTATATACAG AGTCGCAACGATGTCATCAAGGAGCGTTTTGGCATGGACTGGAAATCAGACGTCACGTTACGATTGGCCGCACTTCATATTTACATCACTGTGTCCTCTGCAAGGCCCAATCAGAAGATCTCCCTCAAGCATGTCGA AAAAGAGTGGGGTCTAGAGCCTTTCCTTCCACTTACTCTACTTCCAACAGTAAAGGAGAAAAACGTGTGCAAATCCCTGTCTCAGTTGCTGAAGACATACCAGCATCCACCACCATCGGGGAACAAG GTCCCTCCACTGCAAGGAAAGCTGCAGTACATGCGTGTGCTCAATGACCTTCCACCTTTTGGTGGAATACTGTTCCATACTGTTGGACTG GAGGAGAAACAATCAGCTACAACCCTGTTGGTGGGTCCTCGACATGGCATCAGTCACGTTATTGATCTGAAAAATAACCTCACAACGGTTTTGGCCGAGTTCAGTCGGGTGTCTAAGATCCAGCTCTACCGTGAGAGCCAGGGAGTGGCTCGTGTGGAGGTGACAATCCATGAGGCCAAG CCACTGGTTCTCCTCATGGAATGGCCTGATGCCAGTAACTTTGCGTGCCTCATCTCTGGTTACTTCAAGCTTTTTGTAGATCCTAAACGTACAATCTACTTTAGAACCCCGGGTCAGTCGCAGCTGACCAAGGCAG ATTACAGAAGTTCCTACCATGCACACCCACGCTCTGGGGCAGCCAGCTTGCCAAGTGGAGGGCGACGAGGAGACGAGAGGGAAAGCTCGCACAGGGAGTCAGGGTCTTCAAGGGCCGTGGTTCCCGCAGAACCTCAGCATCTAGGCCTGTGTCATGTCCACCTTCGAGAACAACAACAATTTCAGGATCTCCAAACGCATGCCGAAGCAGAACTCGACATCAATGAGAACTTTATTTCACAGGAGCCACCCGGACGGCCCCGCACAAAGTCAGATCCCACCCAGCAAAGTACAGAGGAAATAGCCGGAGTTTTAGAAAAGCCAGCAGTGGAGAATGCTGGATTTAGAATCCGAGCACAAACAATGGGTCAATCCCAGAAAATGTCACGATACTTCTGTGACTCCTGCAAAGCCAGGCTTAGGGCAGAGGGTCTCTCACCTGCAATGAACAGCAGTGGAAGCTCTGGGAAACACTGCTCCAGTACTTGTGCCTCCCGAGATGGAGGAGCTGTTGACCTGACAGCTCTACCACCACCACCTGGGAATGAAGAAGAGGACGAGGAAGAGGCAGTTGGCGGTGGAGAGAAGCTGCAACCACCACCACCTGCCATTGCTGCCCCACCACCTGGCTTCAGGGACAACAGTTCTGATGAGGATGACCCAAAGAGAGGGAGGAAGGCTCGTACCAGTGCCAGCACCGCGGTCGCCTCTGGAAAGCTGTCCCAGGCAAAGGAAGATGTGCCTGTGACACTTATTGATAATGTGGCCACAAGAACGGTCCGAGATCATGCCCAGGAGCTTGATGACGCTCTGGTGTCCACCTTACAGGCACTTGAAGCTTTGGCTGCCTCTGAGGATTACCCCCATCACCCTCAACAGCCAACACAGACTGCAG GCCTGATTGTCTTAGCTGCTATTACACCTGAGTCATCACTGGACTCAGGCCATGAGACCAACTCTTCTGAATTGACAGACGTTTCTGAGATGGTGTCGGCTATGAAACAGAACCAGAACCAGGCCTACCTGCTGGCTCACCATATCAACAAGGATCGGATCCTCTGCCGCCGTGACTTTCCCCTGGCAATCCCTGGCTGCACTGCAAAGACCATAGGGACTGGGGCCTTCTCCGTGGGTCAGATCCGTGCTGGCTGTCCACCCAAGCAAGTAATCCTGAGCAAGACTGTTCCCTTTAAAGTCAGCCCAAGCCAGGACTCTGCGGTTCTCAGTGTTGTGACAGAACAGGCGGGCAATCATGAAACTACTCAGATTGAATCAAAAGGGGAATTAAAAGCACCCACCAAAGCAAACACCCCAGAGCCCCCGTCTAAACCACCTGTGGAACTTAAGGCTTCTGGTGCTTCACACACAGAGCAAGTCAGCAAAGATCAAAAGTTAGTAAATTCTTCTGGGGAGACAGTGAGAGAAAATATCTCTGATGGTATAAAGGGGAAGACAGCAGTACCTCTCAATACAGACCCTGCAAACAAAGCCTTACCTAGTCTCTTGTCTGTGGATAGAACTGCCACTGCCAAGATTTCCCCCTCTAACATGTGCCAAGATGCCGAGACTGCCTCTAGTGAGACCATGAAGCCTTCAGCCTCTACAGAACTTCTGCCAGTTGATGACCTTTTCTGTACTTGTCCAGTACAACAGGAGTCTACATCTCAACTGAGACTAAAAGACCCACAGGTTCAGAAAATAGTCGTGTTTCAATCCTCATCTCCCACAGATGATGAGCGCCTTCGAGCCAAAGGTCTCCAGCTGGCtaacaacaaagaaaatgcGGCGAAAATAGGACCAGAACCTAATTTGGCAAAACCCAGCCCACAAATACAAACCAAGTACTCCCCTCGTTTGCCTCCAAAAGcggagagaaaagaaacagctgaaagCAAAACTGAGGGTGCCCTGGACAAATCACAACCTGAGTCGCAGAAATGCCCAGTGAAATCCTTACCTATTTTAGATGATCCAACAACCCCTAGTCACTCTGTAGATAAAGTCTCCACTCTCCCTGCCAGAGATTTGAAGAAACAGAGCAGTGGTAAGGGGAAGTCCCAGCGCAGTGCTCCCTTCCTGAGCTTTAGAAATCTTCTTTCAGCCACATTTCCAGCGAGAATGCGAAGAGAAACAGATGAGCGCAGGGCTCAGCTGCAGAAAGTTCGCCAGTATGAGCTAGAGTTTTTAGAGGAGCTGCTAAAACCAAAGTCATCGCAGGGAGAATTTATGCCCCAAGGTTCCTCACCCGTACCTTCAGGAACTCCTTGTTCCTGCCAGCTCCGTTCCAGTCCAGTCCTTAAGGCACCAGGGATCTCCAGGGAGCAGCGACGCAGTTGTGACTGCAAGCGAATGTGTAGGGGGATGCGACTACCTGACACACCAGTTGGCTCTACAACGGAGACTCAAAACAGAGGTAGAGAGAGAACTGTCTCGAAGACCCCTCCTGCAGTCTCCAAAGCCCCTCAAACCCAAGGTGCTACGAGGAGACCTCAGACTTTGGAGATCAAAACCACACGAATACGATCTACAAGTCTTGAGTCAAGAGAGCCAAGAGGAGAACATGGCTCCTGCTTGCCCACCTGTACTTCTCAAACAGATTGCATGGGAGCGCCACAATATAAGAAGCTTCAGAGGCGATACAGCATTGGAGAACTGGACAACAGCACTAGCACACCTGTGTATGCTGAGGTAAAACCCAAAGCCAAAAGTCTCGAGAAGGAGATGGAGAGAGTGAGAGCCACAGGGCTGAGGCTCCCCACCCCAGTAGAGCCAGTCCACACTCAGTCCCACCAGGAGGGGAAAGGGAAAAAGGGTGTGTTTTTCATTCAGGGAGAGGAACTACTGCGTGAAAACAAAGAAGGGACTGGAGAGGTGTTGCTGACCATACCTAGCGAAGACAGTGATGACAAAGACAAATGCTGCTCATTCTGTTTTTGCTACCGGAAGTGTGAGGCTGCAGACGAAAGCAGCGAGAAAGATGAACTTTCATACTCAATACCCCTTCAGGTCCTTCCAGGCATGGAGCTGGACTCACATACCTTTCCTGTCGTAAGCAAAACCCTCCAGGTTCTTAATGCCGAGGACTGCAGCGGGGACGAAGAGGAGGTGGAAGAGGAGGAACCTCAGATGCAGGAGATTGACCTGAGAGCCTGCGGTACACTGGAGGGGAGCCTAGCTCGGGTGCAGGCTTTACAAGGGAAAACGTTTAGCTTGCCCGATGGTTTTCTAAATGCTCAATTGGATGCTAATGAGTTGTTGGCTATCCTGCGTCACTGTGCTAACACCCCACAAGCTGAGGGTGAGGCTCGCCTTCAACCTTCACGGATTACAGAGTACAAACAGGAGCTGGCTGTGCGCTTCAAAGAATTCAGAGCATCTTGTCGGAGAGTGGCGAGTGTTGAAAAAAGTCCAACACGCATGCTTGCTGTTGTCACGGCTAGCTTTCAAGTGTTGTGTGAACTAACTCAGACTTTCATCAAACTGGTCAGAGGGGTTCGTTCAGAAGCCCAAAGGCTGCAGCTGTTGAGAAAAGTTGAGGAAGTTGCCATCAATTACACTTTGCTGTTGCGTGCAGCAGAAGAGTCAATGGGGCACTCAAGCAGCTTACCGACAAAAACAGTGAGCCCCCAAGTTTCCTCCAACGCCAATAACATGAGCTCCCTCACTCGACCCATCAAAACTTTGCCTTTGCAGTAA